Proteins encoded in a region of the Mucilaginibacter sabulilitoris genome:
- a CDS encoding aldose epimerase family protein, with product MKTLEIKEWGTIAGQQVFLYTLSNKNGTRVVLSNIGAAIQSVFVKDKNGNFVDVVLGYDTIEGYANDPFYIGTVVGRYANRIAGAKVDIDGTIWQLTAKEGGFHHHGGREGFNKKVWTPIAFDKTQGIGLMFSLLSPDGDEGFPGNLQVKVKYTLNDDDRLIVEYECHTDKSTVINLTQHTYFNLAGHNQGSITGHYLKVNAAQYLPVNDMIVPNGNLADVIGSPFDFSDPKQIGRDIDADDEQVALGSGYDHSWVLKNKRSPELLLAAQATESTSGRKLTVYTTEPALHIYTGNFLDGSVQGKDGYHYQRRDGFCLETQNFPDSPNKPHFPSAILKAGELFSSKTIFEFGLV from the coding sequence ATGAAAACATTAGAAATTAAGGAGTGGGGAACAATTGCCGGTCAGCAGGTTTTTCTGTACACGTTGTCAAACAAAAACGGAACACGTGTGGTGCTGTCAAATATCGGCGCGGCTATCCAGTCAGTTTTTGTGAAGGATAAAAACGGGAATTTTGTAGATGTGGTGCTGGGCTACGATACGATTGAAGGTTATGCTAACGACCCTTTTTACATAGGCACTGTTGTTGGCCGTTATGCCAACCGTATTGCAGGTGCAAAAGTCGATATTGATGGTACGATATGGCAGCTTACCGCAAAAGAAGGGGGCTTTCATCATCACGGTGGAAGAGAGGGATTTAACAAAAAGGTATGGACACCTATCGCTTTTGATAAAACGCAAGGGATAGGATTAATGTTTAGCCTTTTAAGCCCGGATGGAGATGAAGGTTTTCCCGGCAATTTGCAGGTAAAGGTTAAATATACCCTGAATGATGATGATCGGCTAATAGTGGAATACGAATGTCATACTGATAAAAGCACAGTGATTAATTTAACGCAGCATACTTATTTTAACCTGGCTGGTCACAATCAAGGTTCAATAACCGGACATTATCTTAAAGTTAATGCAGCGCAATATCTACCGGTAAACGATATGATTGTACCCAATGGCAATCTTGCAGATGTAATCGGTTCCCCGTTTGACTTTAGTGATCCAAAGCAAATAGGGCGTGATATTGACGCTGATGATGAACAAGTTGCTTTAGGATCAGGGTATGATCATTCCTGGGTATTAAAAAACAAGCGTTCTCCTGAACTACTGCTCGCTGCACAGGCAACCGAAAGTACCAGCGGACGTAAACTCACAGTATATACCACAGAACCGGCTTTACACATTTATACCGGTAATTTTTTAGATGGCTCGGTACAGGGAAAAGATGGATATCATTATCAGCGCCGGGATGGCTTCTGCCTCGAAACACAAAACTTCCCCGATTCGCCTAATAAACCGCATTTTCCAAGCGCTATATTAAAAGCCGGTGAACTATTTAGCAGCAAAACCATATTTGAATTTGGCCTCGTATAG
- a CDS encoding phosphotransferase enzyme family protein, which yields MFNDILTSFNLIAQQYHIEKFGEGLINRTWKVTGIDNNNEFILQQINKNVFKTPPHIAENINNVGGYLSKHYPDYLFVLPLPAANGDYMVKHTDGEYYRLFPYVKNSITLNTVQTRDEAFEAARQFSKFTNLLAGFEVEGLNYTLAGFHDLSARFEEFKRVVNKVGTERLNKAKEAVETAFRHQDIAEVHQAIMNDRLIPLRVVHHDTKISNILFDEDHKGLCVIDLDTVMPGYYISDVGDMMRTYLSPANEEEQDFSKIEIREDFFAAIVEGYLSEMNTNLTESERNLFVYSGKLMIYMQAIRFLTDYLNNDIYYNTTYPGHNLVRAQNQFILLEKYLAAENTFNQIVSNTQSQPK from the coding sequence ATGTTTAATGATATTTTAACATCCTTTAACCTTATAGCTCAACAATATCATATTGAAAAATTTGGCGAAGGACTGATTAACCGTACCTGGAAAGTAACCGGTATTGATAACAATAACGAATTTATTCTCCAGCAGATCAATAAAAACGTTTTTAAAACCCCACCACATATAGCCGAAAACATTAATAATGTTGGCGGTTATTTATCAAAGCACTACCCCGATTATTTATTTGTATTACCGCTGCCCGCTGCAAACGGCGATTACATGGTTAAACACACCGACGGGGAATATTACCGCTTGTTTCCGTACGTAAAAAACTCTATCACTTTAAACACTGTGCAAACACGTGACGAAGCTTTTGAGGCTGCACGCCAGTTTTCCAAATTCACCAATTTACTGGCTGGTTTTGAGGTTGAAGGGTTAAACTATACACTCGCCGGGTTTCATGACCTTTCGGCCCGGTTTGAAGAGTTTAAACGGGTTGTTAATAAAGTCGGCACCGAAAGGTTAAATAAAGCAAAGGAGGCTGTTGAAACTGCTTTCAGGCACCAGGACATTGCCGAAGTTCACCAGGCCATTATGAACGACCGGCTTATTCCACTGCGGGTGGTTCATCACGACACTAAGATCAGCAATATTTTATTTGATGAAGACCACAAGGGCCTTTGTGTAATTGACCTGGATACCGTAATGCCCGGCTATTATATTAGCGATGTGGGTGATATGATGCGTACCTATCTGTCACCCGCCAACGAGGAAGAGCAGGATTTTTCAAAAATTGAGATCAGGGAAGATTTCTTCGCTGCAATAGTTGAGGGTTACCTTTCTGAAATGAATACTAACCTGACCGAGAGCGAAAGAAACCTATTTGTATATTCGGGCAAACTAATGATCTATATGCAGGCCATACGCTTCCTTACAGACTATTTAAACAACGATATATATTACAATACCACTTATCCCGGACATAATCTTGTGAGGGCTCAAAACCAGTTTATACTGCTTGAAAAATACCTGGCTGCGGAAAACACATTCAACCAAATTGTATCCAATACCCAAAGCCAACCCAAATAA
- a CDS encoding DUF5107 domain-containing protein, whose translation MRKKWLICLGICLSVWHIQAQENASFKEYDKIITTYPFSDPNPIPAFTNIYPYFRYDGFTDKPMQKSWKVVELHNAYIRLTILPEIGGKIWSAEELSTGKPFIYENHVVKFRDIAMRGPWTSGGIEPNYGIIGHTPNSVTPVDYIVRKNDDGSVSCVISVLDLLTRTTWTMEVNLPKDKAYFTTKSTWYNSSKLDEPYYHWMNTGIKTKGNLQYIFPGNSYLGHQGEHGDWPINKQNGKDVSFYNNNNFDGYKSYHVFGKYTDFFGAYWHDDDMGMARYSGRDDKAGKKIWIWGLSDQGMIWEKLLTDTDGQYSEIQSGRLFNQTSPESTFTPFKHKGFAPGEADVWTEYWYPVLKTKGFVQANNYGALNVRAENGWLKIAFSPVQKITDSLIVKQGTTVVYNKKIELSPLKTFTDSIKMDKSSGDLTVTLGGDKMVYESKPDAGNLSRPLNSPKDFNRNTAYGLYIQGKELMDEKAYPQAEEKLQAALKQDHNFLPALVKMAELMYRNMRYTEALELAKRALSLDSYDGGANYYYGIINAKLGHVTDAKDGFDIAALSVEYRSAAYNALGSLYLQEKNYDKALEYVTKAIDYNRYDLSALQVQVIAYRYQNNRKAAEQVLSSIQAFNPLDDFARFEKYLWDPSTENKTAFTSLIINEQPIESYLELTNAYYKNGCLDECRKILELSPRNALVNYWQAWLQHKAGQPFSQTLSKANDATPEFVFPFRSDDEQVLNWAMQQSNSWKPKYYLALLYKDRNRIAESKKLFTQCGNQPDFAPFYAARAAMQMGASDLNDLKRAVSLDPQGWRYTKLLGEYYISQGRYQNALTTVEPFYKQHQENYIIGMLYAKTLLLNKRYDECAKLLSGINILPFEGATIGRDLYREAKLMLAIGKLEKADYTGALSFINDAKQWPLNLGVGKPYPENIDERLENWMSYLCHTKQGKANEAQDYLKRIIAFTPKTDNTVKNFLPANNLVTAWTLTKLKSKAAASAWLNEQVKQYPDDPILQWCKQVFENKQPTGSSINDPGVRLLNRLMSLK comes from the coding sequence ATGAGGAAAAAATGGCTGATATGTTTGGGGATATGCTTATCGGTATGGCATATTCAGGCACAAGAAAACGCGAGTTTTAAGGAGTATGACAAAATCATTACTACTTACCCGTTCTCTGACCCTAACCCTATACCGGCATTTACGAATATATATCCGTATTTCAGGTACGATGGTTTTACAGATAAGCCCATGCAAAAAAGCTGGAAGGTGGTGGAATTGCACAATGCTTACATCAGGCTAACCATATTGCCCGAAATAGGCGGCAAGATCTGGTCGGCCGAAGAGTTGTCGACTGGCAAACCTTTTATTTATGAAAACCATGTAGTAAAATTCAGGGATATTGCCATGCGCGGCCCGTGGACAAGCGGCGGTATTGAACCCAACTACGGTATCATTGGTCATACCCCAAATTCGGTTACGCCGGTTGATTATATCGTACGCAAAAATGACGACGGCAGCGTAAGCTGTGTTATCAGTGTGCTTGATCTGCTTACCCGAACCACCTGGACAATGGAGGTTAACCTGCCAAAGGATAAAGCGTATTTTACCACAAAATCAACGTGGTACAACTCCAGCAAGTTAGATGAACCCTATTACCACTGGATGAATACCGGCATAAAAACCAAAGGTAACTTGCAGTATATTTTCCCTGGTAACAGCTATTTAGGCCATCAGGGCGAACATGGCGACTGGCCCATCAATAAGCAAAACGGTAAGGACGTTTCTTTTTATAACAACAACAACTTTGACGGTTATAAATCATACCATGTATTTGGTAAATACACCGACTTTTTTGGCGCGTACTGGCATGATGATGATATGGGCATGGCCCGTTATTCGGGCCGTGATGATAAAGCGGGCAAGAAAATATGGATATGGGGATTATCAGACCAGGGTATGATCTGGGAGAAGTTGCTTACCGATACGGATGGGCAATACTCAGAAATTCAATCTGGCAGGCTATTCAACCAAACCTCACCCGAGAGTACATTTACTCCATTTAAACACAAAGGCTTTGCCCCGGGCGAGGCTGATGTATGGACGGAGTACTGGTACCCGGTATTAAAAACCAAAGGCTTTGTACAGGCCAACAATTATGGCGCGTTGAATGTACGGGCAGAAAACGGCTGGTTAAAAATAGCATTCAGCCCAGTACAGAAAATAACTGATAGCCTGATCGTCAAGCAAGGTACAACTGTTGTTTATAATAAAAAAATTGAACTATCTCCGCTGAAAACTTTTACCGATTCCATTAAAATGGATAAGAGCAGTGGCGATTTGACGGTTACATTGGGCGGCGACAAAATGGTATATGAGTCGAAGCCCGACGCCGGTAACCTGAGCCGGCCGCTTAATTCGCCTAAGGACTTTAACCGGAACACTGCCTATGGCTTGTACATCCAGGGTAAGGAACTGATGGATGAAAAGGCCTATCCGCAGGCCGAAGAAAAATTGCAGGCGGCCTTAAAACAGGATCATAACTTTTTACCTGCACTGGTAAAAATGGCCGAACTGATGTACCGTAACATGCGTTACACAGAAGCGTTGGAACTTGCCAAAAGGGCCTTAAGTTTGGATAGCTATGATGGCGGCGCTAATTACTATTACGGTATCATTAACGCGAAGCTTGGCCATGTGACCGACGCGAAAGATGGCTTTGATATAGCCGCGCTTTCTGTTGAATATAGGAGCGCGGCGTATAACGCTCTGGGCAGTTTGTATCTGCAGGAAAAAAATTATGATAAGGCGCTTGAATACGTTACCAAGGCTATTGACTACAATCGTTATGATCTTTCGGCTTTACAGGTGCAGGTGATAGCTTACCGTTATCAAAATAATCGTAAAGCTGCCGAGCAGGTGTTGAGTTCTATACAAGCTTTTAATCCGTTGGATGATTTTGCCCGGTTTGAAAAATATCTGTGGGATCCATCTACAGAAAATAAAACGGCGTTCACTTCATTAATTATCAACGAACAGCCTATTGAAAGCTACCTGGAACTTACCAATGCTTACTACAAAAACGGATGTCTGGACGAATGCCGGAAGATATTGGAGCTTTCGCCCCGGAACGCGCTGGTAAATTACTGGCAAGCCTGGTTACAGCATAAAGCCGGACAGCCATTTTCGCAAACGTTAAGTAAAGCCAATGATGCTACGCCGGAGTTTGTGTTCCCTTTCCGGTCGGATGATGAGCAGGTACTTAACTGGGCCATGCAACAAAGCAACAGCTGGAAACCAAAATACTACCTGGCCCTGTTGTATAAAGACAGGAACCGTATAGCCGAAAGTAAAAAGCTGTTTACCCAATGCGGTAACCAGCCCGATTTCGCGCCGTTTTACGCGGCCCGTGCCGCTATGCAAATGGGAGCTTCTGATCTCAACGATCTGAAAAGGGCGGTATCCCTTGATCCACAGGGATGGCGCTATACTAAACTCCTGGGCGAATATTACATAAGTCAGGGGCGATATCAGAATGCCTTAACCACGGTTGAACCATTTTACAAACAGCACCAGGAAAACTACATTATAGGCATGCTGTATGCAAAAACGCTACTGCTCAATAAACGCTATGACGAGTGTGCGAAGCTACTGTCAGGCATTAACATTCTGCCGTTTGAAGGTGCCACCATTGGCCGTGACCTGTACCGCGAGGCCAAGCTCATGCTGGCTATCGGGAAACTTGAAAAAGCAGACTATACAGGGGCATTAAGCTTTATTAACGATGCTAAACAATGGCCCCTTAATTTGGGTGTTGGTAAACCATATCCCGAAAATATTGACGAAAGACTGGAGAACTGGATGAGTTATCTCTGCCATACTAAACAGGGAAAAGCAAATGAAGCACAGGACTATTTAAAAAGAATTATCGCATTTACTCCGAAGACCGATAATACGGTAAAGAATTTTTTGCCTGCTAATAACCTGGTAACCGCATGGACCCTGACAAAACTGAAAAGCAAAGCTGCAGCTTCCGCATGGTTAAATGAACAGGTTAAGCAATATCCTGATGATCCGATTTTGCAATGGTGCAAGCAGGTATTTGAAAATAAGCAACCTACCGGAAGCAGCATTAACGATCCCGGTGTGCGTTTACTGAACAGATTAATGAGTTTAAAATAA
- a CDS encoding DUF3472 domain-containing protein yields the protein MNTRIKKAIGKIFTALAICLLLQLSSHATVIPADSVITVPLGGNAWVSNGAKARIDSAGLVNWSGAADVISVYVRAESEGSLNIDLKLFVPDGSAKIKVTAGETVLTKTISNHKPAIINFGKAIIKATGYVQIKLQGLQKSGKVYANVSDLLLSGSALAKGAVYVKDNHGNYFHWGRRGPSVHLNYRLPVETQDNVEWFYNEVTVPVGNDVIGSYFMADGFNAGYFGMQVNSSTERRVLFSIWSPFETDDPKSIPDSLKINLLKKGEGVHAGEFGGEGSGGQSYMVYPWVAGKTYAFLVHAQADVASKTTILTAYFKPVDQSSWQLIASFKRPKSGLYLKNLYSFLENFEPDMGNVQRKVFFGNGWVADTTGKWYPLTKALFTGDATANINYRKDYGGGVKGDQFFLRNCGFFNDFSLLKVELMRQQSANKHPEINFNKLP from the coding sequence ATGAATACACGTATAAAAAAGGCTATTGGTAAAATATTTACTGCTTTGGCGATCTGTCTGCTTTTGCAGTTGAGCAGCCATGCAACGGTCATCCCGGCAGATTCTGTAATAACCGTACCGCTTGGAGGTAATGCCTGGGTAAGCAATGGGGCCAAAGCCCGTATTGATAGTGCGGGCCTGGTTAATTGGAGTGGTGCTGCGGATGTAATATCTGTTTATGTCAGGGCAGAATCGGAAGGTAGTTTAAATATTGATTTAAAATTATTTGTGCCGGATGGTTCGGCAAAAATTAAGGTAACCGCGGGTGAAACGGTTTTAACCAAAACAATATCTAATCACAAACCGGCCATCATCAATTTTGGGAAGGCAATCATCAAAGCGACAGGGTATGTACAGATAAAATTGCAGGGACTACAAAAAAGCGGTAAGGTTTACGCAAACGTGAGCGATCTGCTATTAAGCGGCAGCGCACTTGCAAAAGGCGCTGTATATGTGAAAGATAATCACGGTAATTATTTTCACTGGGGGCGAAGAGGGCCTTCGGTACACTTAAATTACAGACTACCGGTCGAGACTCAGGATAACGTAGAATGGTTTTACAACGAGGTTACTGTACCTGTAGGTAATGATGTAATTGGCTCTTATTTTATGGCCGATGGTTTTAACGCCGGGTATTTTGGTATGCAGGTAAATTCATCAACAGAACGCCGGGTGCTATTTTCTATCTGGAGCCCTTTTGAAACCGACGATCCGAAAAGCATTCCTGACAGCCTGAAAATTAATTTATTGAAAAAGGGCGAGGGTGTTCATGCGGGTGAATTTGGCGGCGAAGGTTCCGGTGGGCAAAGCTACATGGTTTACCCGTGGGTGGCAGGTAAAACCTACGCCTTCCTGGTACATGCCCAGGCCGATGTGGCATCAAAAACAACCATTTTAACCGCTTATTTTAAACCCGTTGATCAAAGTTCATGGCAATTGATAGCAAGTTTTAAACGTCCTAAATCGGGTCTCTATTTAAAGAACCTTTACTCTTTTCTGGAGAATTTTGAGCCCGATATGGGCAACGTGCAGCGTAAAGTGTTTTTTGGGAACGGCTGGGTTGCAGATACTACAGGCAAATGGTACCCGCTTACCAAAGCCTTGTTCACCGGTGATGCAACGGCCAATATCAACTATCGTAAAGACTATGGCGGCGGTGTAAAGGGCGATCAGTTCTTTCTGCGCAATTGTGGTTTCTTTAATGATTTTTCACTGCTTAAGGTTGAGCTTATGAGACAACAATCAGCTAATAAGCATCCTGAAATAAATTTTAATAAACTACCTTGA
- a CDS encoding LacI family DNA-binding transcriptional regulator, translating into MTGKPATIKEIAKILNVSVSTVSRALHKHPTIGITTQLKVQALADKLGYEPNQNAISFQKGKTYNIGVIIPELSEAFFSAAISAIEDIAYKRNYTVLIAQSHDDEEKEIQLVEKMKNSRVDGLLISVAKTTSGFTHFDMLKRFNIPVVFFDRIPPLKNIHYVACNMETGSTEAVNYLLQKGHRSIGMINGPATLAASGERKEGYIKAMTKNRLKFDPSLIVSCNLTEQGTQAALDNLLAHKRRPTAIVTFNDYVSLYAIKHARNLKIDLDKDLQFVSYANLPLINYMDYAPVASVEQFPYLQGQKAADILLDLLSRKVQSTDEVQAYYNVMVESQLVENKIRNRG; encoded by the coding sequence ATGACAGGAAAACCCGCTACGATTAAAGAAATAGCTAAAATTCTTAATGTATCTGTATCCACAGTTTCAAGGGCATTGCATAAGCACCCTACCATTGGCATTACCACCCAGCTAAAAGTGCAGGCCCTGGCCGACAAACTGGGCTATGAACCCAATCAAAATGCTATATCTTTTCAAAAAGGCAAAACCTATAACATTGGTGTTATTATTCCAGAGTTGTCCGAAGCTTTTTTTTCGGCAGCTATCAGTGCTATTGAAGATATTGCTTATAAAAGGAACTACACGGTGCTGATAGCCCAGTCGCACGATGATGAGGAAAAGGAAATACAGCTGGTTGAAAAAATGAAAAATTCGAGGGTCGACGGCCTCCTCATCTCCGTTGCAAAAACTACATCAGGTTTCACTCATTTTGATATGTTGAAACGGTTCAACATCCCCGTTGTATTTTTTGACCGCATCCCACCCCTTAAAAACATACATTACGTAGCCTGCAACATGGAAACCGGTAGTACCGAAGCGGTAAACTACCTGTTGCAAAAAGGCCACCGTAGCATAGGCATGATCAATGGGCCGGCTACTTTAGCCGCGAGCGGCGAACGCAAAGAGGGTTATATTAAGGCGATGACTAAAAACCGCCTGAAGTTTGATCCCTCGTTAATTGTTAGCTGCAATTTAACCGAGCAAGGAACCCAGGCCGCGCTCGACAACCTCCTGGCGCATAAACGCCGACCTACGGCTATAGTTACCTTTAATGATTACGTTTCGCTTTATGCCATAAAACATGCCCGCAACCTCAAAATTGATCTGGATAAAGACCTGCAGTTTGTAAGCTATGCTAATTTGCCGCTTATCAACTATATGGATTATGCCCCTGTAGCCTCTGTTGAACAATTTCCTTATCTGCAGGGGCAAAAAGCGGCTGATATTTTGCTCGATCTGCTATCGCGCAAGGTGCAATCGACAGATGAAGTTCAGGCTTATTATAATGTGATGGTAGAGTCGCAACTGGTAGAAAACAAAATAAGAAACAGAGGCTAA
- a CDS encoding glycoside hydrolase domain-containing protein has translation MKKQLLAFAFLLPGVAAFAQKIPYTNCKNCWVVDSLGNHRVVLTFNGTGKAAKAVIPWRRRDTDPENKRIIIQDAKTKQKITNIKLGTINRESGELVFEPTSGKGTYYVYYMPYKNEGRSNYPKGVYLKPENLASETWLNGLGANIPAASVKEFQSIDAFNSFYPMEVIATKSETDALTGKHKGEKFMLFPEDRLNSIRMTKDLPQRWIERGPQNKYAATAQRGENFSFQLGVYALQNLDDIKITFSDLKTASGKTIPASAIFCINTGGTAYDGSPLNKTVNVAAGDIQALWCGVDVPANAVPAIYNGKASISINGKPAKEIQLAITVNKTLAKNGGVDEPWKMTRLGWLNSTMAQKNTVIAPYTPLQVKNNTIDLLGRKVEVNADGFPKQIQTFFTPEMTEVTSEPNNLLTEALHFHFIKPDGKNIKLKSQGLQFTKQEPGTVQWKAISANDSLLMEVSASLEFDGFMAYTVKIKALQDISFKDITMHIPFKRNVAKYMMGLGQKGGYRPENFEWKWDVAHKNQDGAWIGNVNAGLQYSLRDEKYVRPLNTNFYLQKPLILPSSWGNGDKGGIKVIDDGKAVLANNYSGERKLSKGDELYYNFTLLITPFHTINTDFQWATRFYHSYRPIDTIKKAGATVINIHHATAINPNINYPFIAWKSMKAYDDSAHAAGLKVKIYNTIRELSNHAYETFALRSLGHEIYSSGKGGGFSWLQEHVGDDYIAAWFVPEIKDAAIINSGMNRWHNYYVEGMNWLTQNVGIDGIYLDDVAFDRVTMKRVKRVLTKDGHPGIIDLHSANQYNKSDGFNNSANLYMEHFPYLNRLWFGEYFDYEKNNPDFFLTEVSGVPFGLMGEMLQGGGNKWRGMVYGMTNRMPWSDGADPRPIWRAWDDFGMKGTKMIGYWVDDNPVKTDHEKVLATVYKKDGAAMVSIASWEDTDTEIQLKIDWKKLGIDPAKATITAPEIRTFQPAKTFGLNDKIPVEKAKGWLLIIR, from the coding sequence ATGAAAAAACAACTCCTTGCTTTTGCCTTCCTGTTACCCGGTGTTGCAGCTTTTGCTCAAAAAATACCTTATACCAACTGTAAAAACTGCTGGGTTGTCGATTCATTAGGAAATCACAGGGTGGTTTTAACATTCAACGGTACAGGTAAAGCGGCCAAGGCTGTTATTCCCTGGCGAAGAAGGGATACCGACCCAGAGAATAAGCGGATCATTATTCAGGATGCTAAAACCAAACAAAAAATAACCAATATTAAACTCGGAACCATAAACCGCGAAAGCGGCGAACTGGTATTTGAACCAACATCGGGTAAAGGCACTTATTATGTGTATTACATGCCTTATAAAAATGAGGGCAGGTCCAACTACCCTAAAGGCGTGTATTTAAAACCGGAGAATTTGGCTTCAGAAACCTGGCTGAACGGATTGGGTGCAAATATCCCGGCGGCATCGGTAAAAGAGTTTCAGTCTATCGATGCTTTCAATAGCTTTTACCCGATGGAGGTCATTGCCACAAAAAGTGAAACCGATGCGCTAACCGGCAAACACAAAGGCGAAAAGTTCATGCTCTTCCCTGAAGACAGGCTGAATTCTATCCGCATGACCAAAGATCTGCCACAACGCTGGATAGAACGTGGTCCGCAAAATAAATACGCGGCAACAGCACAACGCGGTGAAAATTTCTCTTTTCAGCTGGGTGTATATGCCCTGCAAAATCTGGATGATATAAAGATTACTTTCAGCGATCTTAAAACCGCATCAGGCAAAACTATCCCGGCATCGGCCATTTTTTGTATCAATACCGGCGGCACGGCCTATGACGGATCGCCACTTAACAAAACGGTAAATGTGGCGGCCGGTGATATTCAGGCGTTGTGGTGCGGTGTTGATGTGCCTGCAAATGCTGTTCCAGCTATCTATAATGGTAAGGCCTCTATCAGTATAAATGGTAAACCGGCCAAAGAAATTCAGCTGGCTATTACGGTAAATAAAACACTGGCTAAAAATGGCGGTGTTGATGAGCCCTGGAAAATGACCCGTCTCGGATGGCTCAACTCTACCATGGCACAAAAGAATACGGTAATAGCACCCTATACGCCACTACAGGTGAAAAACAATACTATTGATCTATTGGGCCGCAAAGTAGAGGTAAACGCGGATGGTTTCCCTAAACAGATCCAAACATTTTTTACGCCCGAAATGACGGAGGTAACCAGTGAACCTAACAACCTGTTAACCGAAGCCCTGCATTTCCATTTTATAAAGCCCGATGGTAAAAATATTAAGCTAAAAAGCCAGGGCCTGCAATTTACCAAACAGGAGCCCGGTACCGTTCAATGGAAAGCCATAAGCGCCAATGATTCCCTACTAATGGAGGTAAGCGCCTCGCTGGAATTTGATGGCTTTATGGCATATACTGTAAAGATAAAAGCACTGCAGGATATCAGCTTCAAAGACATTACCATGCACATCCCCTTTAAAAGGAATGTGGCAAAATACATGATGGGCCTGGGGCAAAAAGGGGGCTACCGCCCCGAGAATTTTGAATGGAAATGGGATGTAGCTCATAAAAACCAGGACGGCGCCTGGATAGGGAACGTAAATGCCGGTTTGCAATATTCCCTGCGCGACGAGAAATATGTGCGCCCGCTTAACACTAACTTTTATTTGCAAAAACCATTGATCCTGCCATCGTCATGGGGTAATGGCGACAAGGGCGGTATCAAGGTTATTGACGATGGCAAGGCAGTACTTGCCAACAATTACAGCGGCGAAAGAAAGCTAAGCAAAGGCGATGAACTGTATTATAATTTTACCCTGCTCATCACGCCGTTCCATACTATTAACACCGATTTTCAGTGGGCTACCCGGTTCTATCACTCCTACAGACCTATTGATACTATTAAAAAAGCCGGTGCAACGGTAATTAATATCCATCATGCAACGGCTATTAACCCCAATATCAACTATCCCTTCATCGCCTGGAAATCGATGAAAGCTTATGATGATTCGGCACATGCCGCGGGCCTAAAGGTTAAAATATACAATACCATACGTGAGCTGTCAAACCACGCTTATGAAACCTTTGCTTTGAGGAGTTTGGGTCACGAAATTTATTCGTCGGGCAAGGGTGGAGGTTTTAGCTGGTTGCAGGAGCATGTGGGCGACGATTATATTGCGGCCTGGTTTGTGCCTGAAATTAAGGATGCGGCCATTATTAATAGCGGCATGAACCGCTGGCACAACTATTATGTAGAAGGCATGAACTGGCTTACGCAGAACGTTGGTATCGACGGCATTTATCTGGACGATGTTGCGTTTGACCGGGTTACCATGAAACGTGTAAAACGGGTGCTGACCAAAGACGGCCATCCCGGTATTATCGATCTTCATTCGGCTAACCAATACAATAAGAGCGATGGTTTTAACAACAGCGCCAACCTGTACATGGAACACTTTCCGTACCTGAACCGTTTGTGGTTTGGTGAATATTTTGATTACGAAAAAAATAATCCCGATTTCTTCCTGACCGAAGTGAGTGGTGTCCCATTTGGCCTGATGGGCGAAATGCTTCAGGGCGGCGGTAACAAATGGCGCGGTATGGTTTACGGCATGACAAACCGTATGCCTTGGAGTGATGGCGCCGACCCGCGCCCGATTTGGAGAGCCTGGGACGATTTTGGCATGAAGGGCACCAAAATGATTGGCTATTGGGTTGATGACAACCCGGTAAAAACCGACCATGAAAAGGTACTGGCCACCGTTTATAAAAAAGATGGCGCAGCTATGGTTTCTATAGCCAGTTGGGAAGATACAGATACAGAGATCCAGCTAAAGATAGACTGGAAAAAATTGGGTATCGACCCTGCAAAGGCGACTATTACAGCGCCGGAGATCAGGACCTTTCAGCCAGCCAAAACGTTTGGGCTGAATGATAAAATCCCTGTTGAAAAAGCCAAGGGCTGGTTATTGATCATTAGATAA
- a CDS encoding YegP family protein encodes MSKFEIKTRTNGEFQFNLKAGNGEIILSSEGYSSKAGCENGIESVKKNSPEDEKYDRLEAKNGKHYFNLKAGNGQIIGSSEMYESKSGREGGIESVKKNAPVATISDLTE; translated from the coding sequence ATGAGCAAATTTGAAATTAAAACCAGAACCAATGGTGAATTCCAGTTTAACCTAAAGGCAGGTAACGGCGAAATTATTTTGTCAAGTGAAGGCTATTCCTCAAAAGCCGGCTGCGAAAATGGAATAGAATCTGTTAAAAAGAACTCTCCGGAGGATGAAAAATATGACAGACTCGAAGCTAAAAACGGGAAACACTATTTCAATCTGAAAGCGGGTAATGGCCAGATAATTGGAAGCAGTGAAATGTATGAGAGCAAATCTGGCCGCGAAGGTGGTATAGAATCAGTGAAGAAAAATGCGCCGGTAGCTACTATTAGCGATCTTACCGAATAA